A genomic segment from Arcobacter acticola encodes:
- a CDS encoding sodium:solute symporter family protein, with protein sequence MELQSLIYLFVGVSFAVYIGIALWAKAGSTKDFYVAGGGVHPVANGMATAADWMSAASFISLAGIISFKGSDGGAYLMGWTGGYVLLAMLLAPYLRKFGKFTVPDFVGDRYYSDTARLVAVIGVIFVSFTYVAGQMRGVGIVFSRFLQVDVNTGVLIGMAIVFFYSVLGGMKGITYTQVAQYVVMIFAYMIPAIFLSLQVTDTFLPQLGIFATTTFAFSNGVQVIPEGTYLLHALDQSLVDLGFAEYTKPGNLWNMFMLTTALMLGTAGLPHVIVRFFTVPTVKDARVSAGWALVFIAIMYTTISSVASFSRINLIKNVQNVEYSAFVNNELKHPNGDANNGKWFKTWEQGGLLAWTDRNGDGKIQYAKGDAFTAAKGKPEFDGTKVGTNGERLTTNPKPAENTGKIENEIYVDVDIMVLANPEIANLPNWVIAFIAAGGLAAALSTAAGLLLVIASAISHDLMGQVIFKDKKTGKSTLNEKTELMWARVSAVVAIAIAGYLGINPPGFVAQVVAFAFGLAAAAFFPTIILGVFDKRMNKEGAIAGILVGLFFTFGYIVYFVFLGGSKEDYLFGIDPTGIGTIGTLLHLIVAFVVSRMTPPPPEHIQELVENIRIPSGAGEAVDH encoded by the coding sequence ATGGAATTACAATCATTAATTTACCTATTCGTAGGTGTTTCGTTCGCAGTTTATATTGGTATTGCACTTTGGGCAAAAGCTGGTTCAACTAAGGATTTCTATGTTGCAGGTGGTGGAGTTCACCCTGTTGCAAATGGTATGGCAACAGCGGCAGACTGGATGTCAGCAGCTTCTTTCATCTCATTAGCAGGTATCATTTCTTTTAAAGGTTCTGATGGTGGTGCTTACTTAATGGGATGGACTGGTGGATACGTTCTACTAGCTATGTTATTAGCTCCATATTTAAGAAAATTTGGTAAATTTACTGTTCCTGACTTCGTTGGAGATAGATATTATTCGGATACGGCAAGATTAGTTGCGGTTATTGGTGTTATTTTCGTTTCGTTCACTTATGTTGCTGGACAAATGAGAGGGGTTGGTATCGTATTCTCAAGATTCTTACAAGTTGATGTAAATACAGGTGTACTTATTGGTATGGCTATTGTATTCTTCTACTCAGTTCTTGGTGGTATGAAAGGTATTACATATACACAAGTTGCTCAATATGTTGTTATGATTTTTGCATATATGATTCCTGCAATCTTCTTATCATTACAAGTAACTGATACATTCTTACCACAATTAGGTATTTTTGCTACAACTACATTTGCATTTAGTAATGGTGTACAAGTTATTCCTGAAGGAACTTATCTTTTACATGCACTTGATCAATCTTTAGTTGACTTAGGTTTTGCAGAATATACTAAGCCAGGTAACTTATGGAACATGTTTATGTTAACAACTGCATTAATGTTAGGAACTGCTGGTTTACCACACGTTATTGTTAGATTCTTTACAGTACCAACTGTTAAAGATGCAAGAGTATCTGCTGGTTGGGCATTAGTATTTATTGCAATTATGTATACAACTATTTCTTCTGTTGCTTCTTTCTCAAGAATCAACTTAATTAAAAACGTTCAAAATGTTGAGTATAGCGCATTTGTTAATAATGAGTTAAAACATCCAAATGGTGATGCTAACAATGGTAAATGGTTCAAAACTTGGGAACAAGGTGGATTATTAGCATGGACTGATAGAAATGGCGATGGAAAAATTCAATATGCTAAAGGTGATGCATTTACAGCTGCTAAAGGTAAACCTGAATTTGATGGAACTAAAGTTGGTACAAATGGTGAAAGATTAACTACTAATCCAAAACCTGCTGAAAACACTGGTAAAATTGAAAATGAAATTTATGTTGACGTAGATATCATGGTTCTTGCGAATCCTGAAATTGCTAACTTACCTAACTGGGTTATTGCATTTATTGCAGCCGGTGGTCTTGCAGCAGCATTATCAACAGCAGCTGGATTATTACTTGTAATTGCTTCAGCTATTTCACACGATTTAATGGGTCAAGTTATATTTAAAGATAAAAAAACTGGAAAATCTACATTAAACGAAAAAACTGAGTTAATGTGGGCAAGAGTATCAGCTGTAGTTGCTATTGCAATTGCTGGTTACTTAGGAATCAACCCTCCAGGTTTCGTTGCACAAGTTGTTGCTTTTGCATTCGGTCTTGCAGCAGCAGCGTTCTTCCCTACAATTATCCTTGGGGTATTTGATAAAAGAATGAACAAAGAAGGTGCAATTGCAGGTATCCTTGTTGGTCTATTCTTTACATTTGGATACATTGTATACTTTGTATTCTTAGGTGGAAGCAAAGAAGATTACTTATTTGGAATTGATCCAACTGGTATAGGAACTATTGGTACATTATTACACCTAATAGTTGCATTCGTTGTATCTAGAATGACTCCTCCGCCTCCTGAACATATTCAAGAGTTAGTTGAGAACATTAGAATTCCTTCTGGTGCTGGTGAAGCAGTAGATCACTAA
- a CDS encoding DUF294 nucleotidyltransferase-like domain-containing protein, with translation MSLQDQAAFLSNIHPFQVLTPAQMDKCIKHMDIAYYPKNSILISPEKISDHFFIIIKGAVYEYSADNMVVMDYHHEDSFDSNSLIYGKCNNTFKVHEELICYELEKDTFLKLIEQNQQFKDYFLKDLVNKIQTLKDKEYTSELSSYMIAKVDDTLIHDACIVDENTKLLDAIEQSMEFKTSTIIVKKENGQYGIITDSLLKIKVLLEGRDLSIPVKDIAIFPLLTVHNDDYLFEALTLLIKKNIKRIGVTNSRGEMIGILEQINILSHFANHTYVVDSKIKKAKNIADLRFASKDLLNIIKSLQAKGVKVNHISNLIGQLNIKVYQKLYNLVLPVELQKGACLIVMGSEGRNEQIIKTDQDNALVVKDGIDVEQYRPYMNEITKHLIDFGYPPCEGNIMVSNPFWCKTVSEYKNETKRWIEAPDMQNYMDLAIFFDSFAVAGDKDLLINLKDDLFNKLHDKDVFMAYFAKATLTFDTPNTIANFMTKSHNIDIKKAAVFPIVQGIRSLALREKIRETTTVKRIKILEEKKILERSKAAELLEAFDVVNTLRLKAQLDDIQDNKEVNNEIDTHTLGKIERDLLKDSFKIVIEFKKFINYTFRIDKIS, from the coding sequence ATGAGTCTTCAAGATCAAGCTGCTTTTCTTTCAAATATCCATCCTTTTCAAGTTTTAACTCCAGCTCAAATGGACAAATGTATTAAACATATGGATATAGCATACTATCCTAAAAACTCCATTTTAATCAGTCCTGAAAAGATTTCAGATCATTTTTTTATAATTATAAAAGGTGCTGTTTATGAGTATTCTGCTGATAATATGGTAGTTATGGATTATCATCATGAAGACTCATTTGATTCAAATTCTTTAATATATGGAAAATGCAATAATACTTTTAAAGTACATGAAGAGTTAATTTGTTATGAATTAGAAAAAGATACTTTTTTAAAATTAATTGAACAAAACCAACAATTTAAAGACTATTTTTTAAAAGACTTAGTTAATAAAATTCAAACATTAAAAGATAAGGAATATACCTCTGAACTATCATCTTATATGATAGCAAAAGTGGATGATACTTTAATTCACGATGCTTGTATAGTTGATGAAAATACTAAATTATTGGATGCAATTGAACAATCAATGGAATTTAAAACTTCTACAATTATAGTTAAAAAAGAAAATGGCCAATATGGAATTATTACAGATTCACTTCTAAAAATTAAAGTACTTTTAGAAGGTAGAGATCTTAGCATTCCGGTTAAAGATATTGCTATATTTCCACTTCTTACTGTACATAATGATGATTATTTGTTTGAAGCATTAACTCTTTTAATTAAAAAAAATATTAAAAGAATTGGAGTAACTAATTCAAGAGGTGAAATGATTGGTATCTTAGAACAAATCAATATTCTTTCACATTTTGCGAATCATACATATGTAGTAGATTCAAAAATAAAAAAAGCTAAAAATATAGCTGATTTAAGATTTGCAAGTAAAGATTTATTAAATATAATAAAAAGCCTTCAAGCAAAAGGTGTAAAAGTAAATCATATTTCAAACTTAATTGGTCAATTAAATATAAAAGTCTATCAAAAACTTTATAACTTAGTTTTACCAGTAGAATTACAAAAAGGCGCTTGTTTAATAGTAATGGGAAGTGAAGGTAGAAATGAGCAAATAATAAAAACTGACCAAGATAACGCCCTTGTAGTAAAAGATGGAATAGATGTAGAACAATATAGACCTTATATGAATGAGATTACAAAACATCTAATTGATTTTGGATATCCTCCTTGTGAAGGTAATATTATGGTTTCAAATCCGTTTTGGTGTAAAACTGTAAGTGAATATAAAAACGAAACTAAAAGATGGATTGAAGCACCTGATATGCAAAACTATATGGATTTAGCAATATTCTTCGATTCTTTCGCAGTTGCAGGAGATAAGGATTTATTAATAAATTTAAAAGATGACTTATTTAATAAACTTCATGATAAAGATGTATTTATGGCATATTTTGCAAAAGCTACATTAACATTTGATACACCAAATACTATTGCTAATTTTATGACAAAATCTCATAATATAGATATAAAAAAAGCTGCTGTTTTTCCTATAGTTCAAGGAATTAGATCTTTAGCACTAAGAGAAAAAATAAGAGAAACAACTACAGTAAAAAGAATAAAAATATTAGAAGAAAAAAAGATTTTAGAAAGAAGTAAAGCTGCTGAATTGCTTGAAGCTTTTGATGTAGTAAATACGCTTAGATTAAAAGCTCAACTTGATGATATACAAGATAATAAAGAAGTAAATAACGAGATAGATACTCACACTTTAGGAAAGATAGAAAGAGACTTATTAAAAGATTCTTTTAAAATTGTTATTGAATTTAAAAAATTCATTAATTATACATTTAGAATAGATAAGATTTCATAA
- a CDS encoding DUF4212 domain-containing protein — MSPEKAQAYWKENISMIIKLLVVWFVVSFGCGILFINELNAIEISGVKLGYWFAQQGAIYVFVILIFVYVKVMTGIDEKYGVHE; from the coding sequence ATGAGTCCAGAAAAAGCACAAGCATACTGGAAAGAAAATATTTCTATGATCATTAAACTACTTGTAGTTTGGTTCGTAGTTTCTTTTGGTTGTGGAATTTTATTTATCAACGAACTTAACGCTATTGAAATAAGTGGAGTTAAACTAGGTTATTGGTTTGCACAACAAGGTGCAATTTATGTATTTGTTATTTTAATTTTTGTTTACGTAAAAGTAATGACAGGAATTGATGAAAAATACGGCGTTCACGAATAA